The Corynebacterium pseudopelargi genome contains a region encoding:
- the pyrH gene encoding UMP kinase — MLKLGGEMFGGGEVGIDPDVVQNVARQIAEVAKSGVEVAVVIGGGNFFRGAQLQQRGMDRSRSDYMGMLGTVMNCLALQDFLQQEGIDCRVQTAINMAQVAEPYLPLRADRHLEKGRVVIFGAGMGMPYFSTDTTAAQRALEIGCEVLLMAKAVDGVYSDDPRTNPDAQLYTEITPREVIEKNLKVADATAFSLCMDNNMPILVFNLLTQGNIARAVSGERIGTLVQS, encoded by the coding sequence ATGCTCAAACTCGGTGGGGAGATGTTCGGCGGCGGGGAAGTCGGCATCGACCCCGACGTGGTGCAAAATGTCGCTCGCCAAATTGCTGAGGTTGCAAAATCAGGTGTGGAAGTTGCAGTGGTCATCGGTGGCGGCAACTTCTTCCGCGGCGCTCAATTGCAGCAACGCGGCATGGATCGCTCGCGCTCGGATTATATGGGCATGCTCGGCACGGTGATGAATTGCTTGGCCTTGCAGGACTTCTTGCAGCAAGAAGGCATTGATTGCCGCGTGCAAACCGCTATTAATATGGCCCAGGTTGCAGAGCCCTACCTGCCGCTTCGCGCCGATCGTCACCTGGAAAAAGGTCGCGTCGTGATCTTCGGTGCAGGCATGGGCATGCCCTATTTCTCCACCGATACCACCGCAGCGCAGCGCGCGTTGGAAATTGGTTGCGAGGTGCTGCTGATGGCCAAGGCCGTCGATGGCGTGTATTCCGATGACCCGCGCACCAACCCCGATGCGCAGCTTTATACCGAGATCACCCCGCGCGAGGTGATTGAAAAGAACCTCAAGGTTGCCGACGCCACCGCTTTTAGCTTGTGTATGGATAACAATATGCCCATTTTGGTATTCAATTTGCTTACCCAGGGCAATATTGCGCGCGCAGTTTCGGGCGAGCGCATCGGCACCTTGGTGCAATCCTGA
- the frr gene encoding ribosome recycling factor: MIDEVLFECEEHMTTSVDRTRDEMTNIRTGRANPAMFNGVIADYYGVPTPITQMATISVPEARMLLIKPYEMSSMGEIENAIRNSDLGVNPTNDGQVLRVTIPQLTEERRRDMVKLAKSKGEDGKIAIRNVRRKGMDQLKKIQKDGDAGEDEVQAAEKELDKVTANYVGQIDELVSKKEQELMEV, from the coding sequence ATGATTGACGAAGTCCTCTTTGAGTGCGAAGAGCACATGACCACCTCGGTGGACCGCACCCGCGATGAAATGACCAATATCCGCACCGGCCGCGCCAACCCCGCCATGTTCAATGGCGTGATCGCAGACTATTACGGTGTTCCCACCCCTATTACCCAGATGGCTACCATCTCTGTGCCTGAAGCACGCATGCTGCTGATTAAGCCCTATGAGATGTCTTCGATGGGTGAGATCGAAAACGCGATCCGCAACTCCGATCTTGGTGTCAACCCCACCAATGACGGCCAGGTGCTGCGTGTGACCATTCCTCAGCTCACCGAGGAGCGCCGCCGCGACATGGTTAAACTTGCCAAGTCCAAGGGCGAAGACGGCAAGATTGCTATTCGCAATGTGCGACGCAAGGGCATGGATCAGTTGAAGAAGATCCAAAAAGATGGCGATGCTGGTGAAGATGAGGTTCAGGCAGCAGAAAAAGAACTGGATAAGGTAACTGCCAATTACGTTGGCCAGATCGACGAGCTGGTGAGCAAGAAGGAACAGGAGTTGATGGAGGTTTAA
- a CDS encoding phosphatidate cytidylyltransferase, with protein MNRPPKGLEHLPKPRNSAGRDLKAAIGVGVGLGALVLLCIFVIPFGWYPLVALAIALATWEVHARLSEAGYLVQRWVLILGGQLMLWSSWPFGTKGLVSAYVAAALCLMFGRLFHYGPKTPPKNYLRDTAVGIFVLTWIPLFGSFAAMLSLFGTDQASGAMFIVTFMLCVIASDTGGYVAGVMFGKHPMAPAVSPKKSWEGFGGSIFFGSIAGALTVYFLLDYVWWWGLILGVGLVICATLGDLVESQFKRELGIKDMSNLLPGHGGIMDRLDGMLPSAMVTWLVLSTITTI; from the coding sequence ATGAACCGTCCACCAAAAGGACTGGAACACTTACCCAAGCCCCGAAATTCCGCAGGCCGTGACTTAAAAGCCGCCATCGGAGTAGGCGTTGGCCTTGGCGCCCTAGTGCTGCTGTGCATCTTTGTCATTCCTTTTGGGTGGTACCCACTCGTGGCGCTGGCCATCGCGCTTGCCACCTGGGAAGTACACGCTCGCCTCAGTGAGGCCGGCTACCTGGTGCAACGCTGGGTGCTGATTCTAGGCGGCCAGCTCATGCTGTGGTCTAGCTGGCCTTTTGGCACCAAAGGTCTCGTTTCTGCCTATGTGGCCGCAGCCTTGTGCCTGATGTTTGGCAGGCTTTTTCACTACGGGCCTAAAACGCCACCAAAGAACTATCTACGCGATACCGCAGTGGGCATCTTCGTGCTCACCTGGATCCCGCTGTTCGGCAGCTTCGCGGCCATGCTCTCCTTGTTTGGCACCGACCAAGCATCAGGGGCGATGTTCATTGTCACCTTCATGCTGTGCGTGATCGCCTCCGATACCGGTGGCTATGTCGCCGGCGTGATGTTTGGCAAGCACCCCATGGCCCCTGCGGTGAGCCCGAAGAAGTCTTGGGAAGGCTTTGGTGGATCCATCTTCTTTGGTTCCATCGCCGGTGCTCTTACCGTGTACTTCCTACTGGATTATGTCTGGTGGTGGGGTTTGATTCTGGGCGTCGGTCTAGTTATTTGCGCCACCTTGGGTGATCTCGTGGAATCACAATTCAAACGCGAGTTGGGCATTAAAGATATGTCGAATTTGCTTCCCGGCCACGGGGGCATCATGGATCGCCTCGACGGCATGCTGCCCTCGGCGATGGTGACCTGGCTGGTGCTAAGCACCATCACCACCATCTAG
- a CDS encoding LapA family protein: MEERFDAHSSAPQAANTQQAPATQELETQQREAQQRQEAKKVQGSLAGGTWVSLIVGALLLIVLLIFIMQNQEQVELEFFAWNFSVPVGVGFLLAAIVGALIMAMVGIIRMFQLRRQIKKG; this comes from the coding sequence ATGGAAGAACGTTTCGATGCACATAGCTCCGCGCCTCAAGCTGCGAACACGCAACAAGCCCCTGCCACCCAGGAGCTGGAGACCCAACAACGCGAAGCCCAACAACGCCAGGAAGCTAAGAAAGTACAAGGCTCGCTCGCCGGTGGCACATGGGTGTCGCTGATTGTAGGCGCGCTCCTCCTGATTGTTCTCTTGATCTTTATTATGCAAAACCAAGAACAGGTCGAGTTGGAGTTCTTCGCCTGGAACTTCTCTGTTCCTGTGGGCGTTGGTTTCCTTCTGGCCGCGATCGTGGGTGCTTTGATCATGGCGATGGTCGGCATTATCCGCATGTTCCAATTGCGTCGGCAGATCAAGAAGGGCTAA
- the rlmN gene encoding 23S rRNA (adenine(2503)-C(2))-methyltransferase RlmN — MATPIQLNFSSPRRGMPPKHFADLSPQERIDALKELGLPKFRANQIAKHYYERKEADPSTMTDLPAAARDQVREALFPTLMTSVRNVAADDGETQKTLWRLHDGTLLESVLMRYPNRATLCISSQAGCGMACPFCATGQGGLDRNLSTAEIVDQVREAAATMEQEGSRLSNIVFMGMGEPLANYKRVVSAVRQITQPAPDGFGISQRNVTVSTVGLAPAIRKLADEQLSVTLAVSLHTPDDELRDTLVPVNNRWSVAEVLDAATYYAEQSGRRVSIEYALIRDINDQGWRADMLGKKLHKALGSKVHVNLIPLNPTPGSKWDASPKERQDEFVRRVIAQGVPCTVRDTKGQEIAAACGQLAADER, encoded by the coding sequence ATGGCTACTCCCATTCAGCTCAATTTTTCCTCCCCGCGCCGCGGCATGCCGCCGAAGCATTTCGCCGATCTCAGCCCCCAAGAGCGCATCGATGCCCTCAAGGAACTCGGGCTGCCCAAATTCCGCGCAAATCAGATTGCCAAGCACTACTACGAGCGCAAAGAAGCAGACCCTTCCACCATGACCGACTTGCCGGCAGCGGCTCGCGATCAGGTCCGGGAGGCGCTATTTCCTACACTTATGACTTCGGTGCGCAATGTTGCCGCCGATGATGGAGAAACCCAAAAAACGCTCTGGCGCCTCCACGATGGCACGCTGCTGGAATCTGTGTTGATGCGCTATCCCAATCGCGCGACCTTGTGTATTTCTTCTCAGGCCGGTTGCGGCATGGCCTGTCCTTTTTGCGCGACCGGCCAAGGTGGCCTAGACCGCAACCTTTCTACCGCCGAGATCGTCGATCAGGTGCGCGAAGCCGCAGCCACCATGGAGCAAGAAGGCTCGAGGCTGAGCAATATCGTGTTCATGGGTATGGGGGAGCCGCTAGCTAACTACAAGCGAGTAGTAAGCGCGGTGCGTCAGATTACCCAGCCTGCTCCTGATGGCTTTGGAATTTCTCAGCGCAACGTGACTGTGTCAACAGTGGGTCTTGCTCCGGCGATTCGCAAGCTTGCCGACGAACAACTCTCCGTTACCCTCGCTGTGTCCCTCCACACCCCGGATGATGAATTGCGCGATACCCTCGTGCCAGTCAATAACCGCTGGTCTGTGGCAGAAGTGCTCGATGCAGCAACGTATTATGCCGAGCAATCCGGCAGGCGCGTCTCAATTGAGTATGCACTGATCCGAGACATCAACGATCAGGGTTGGCGGGCAGATATGTTGGGCAAGAAGCTGCATAAGGCTTTGGGCTCCAAGGTGCATGTGAACCTGATTCCGTTAAATCCCACCCCGGGATCCAAATGGGATGCTTCGCCAAAGGAGCGTCAGGATGAATTCGTGCGCCGCGTGATTGCCCAAGGTGTGCCTTGTACCGTGCGCGATACCAAGGGCCAAGAAATCGCCGCGGCCTGTGGCCAGCTTGCCGCCGACGAGCGTTAA
- a CDS encoding DUF2631 domain-containing protein, whose translation MAGSHEIAPSVHNGVSTLDEPSAAWGWHDIGQHAIQLSGWISVFFLLAYNFGNHEGHVETIYLFAFAILIAVGLLIQLFKPSFGKQQRTLTAHNKPLGHHEPDWAYLQSTVSGPYAKLNDAELRALNIEPSRVAHLREIERENEKA comes from the coding sequence GTGGCAGGTTCCCACGAGATCGCCCCTTCGGTGCACAACGGCGTGTCCACTTTGGATGAGCCCTCTGCAGCTTGGGGTTGGCATGATATCGGACAACACGCCATTCAGCTCTCCGGCTGGATCTCTGTGTTCTTCCTGCTGGCTTACAACTTTGGTAACCACGAGGGACACGTTGAAACGATTTATCTCTTCGCCTTCGCTATCCTCATCGCCGTTGGCCTGTTAATCCAACTGTTCAAGCCCAGCTTTGGCAAGCAGCAGCGCACCCTCACCGCGCACAACAAGCCCCTCGGCCACCACGAGCCGGACTGGGCATACCTGCAGTCCACCGTTTCTGGCCCTTACGCAAAGCTCAACGACGCTGAGCTGCGCGCCTTGAACATCGAGCCCAGCCGCGTTGCTCACCTCCGTGAGATCGAGCGCGAAAACGAAAAGGCTTAA
- the dxr gene encoding 1-deoxy-D-xylulose-5-phosphate reductoisomerase: protein MTQRILILGSTGSIGTQALDVIADNRDRFEVVGLAAGSNVELLAQQAKQFDLSADVIAVADAEAAKRLSDQLGAPVRSGKDSAAQLVREVAADTVLNALVGSMGLDATMATIEAGEILALANKESLVAGGQLVMAAAKPGQIVPVDSEHTAMAQSLRAGERQEVDRFVLTASGGPFRGWTREQMWNVTPKQAAQHPTWSMGQMNTLNSATLVNKGLELVEATLLFDVPADQIDVVVHPQSIVHSMITFCDGATIAQASPPSMKMPIAHALAWPKRVPHAQASLDFGQASTWEFFPVEPQFEAIPLARASAAAGGSYSAVYNAANEQAAEAFLQGRIRFPQIVDTIAEVLDGASDFAGSVSSIAEVLEHEREARRRANVVVEKLAGLS, encoded by the coding sequence GTGACTCAGCGGATTCTTATTCTTGGCAGCACCGGCTCTATAGGCACCCAAGCACTCGACGTCATCGCCGATAATCGCGATCGCTTCGAAGTTGTAGGTCTAGCCGCCGGATCAAATGTGGAATTACTGGCCCAACAGGCCAAACAATTTGACCTCTCGGCAGACGTGATCGCCGTAGCAGATGCCGAGGCAGCCAAACGCTTAAGCGATCAGCTTGGCGCGCCGGTGCGTTCAGGCAAAGACTCCGCAGCCCAACTCGTGCGCGAGGTGGCAGCCGATACCGTGTTAAATGCCCTGGTTGGCTCCATGGGCCTTGATGCCACCATGGCCACCATCGAGGCCGGGGAGATACTTGCGCTGGCCAATAAAGAATCGCTTGTTGCCGGTGGCCAATTGGTTATGGCGGCTGCCAAACCGGGCCAAATCGTCCCCGTGGACTCAGAACACACTGCCATGGCGCAATCGCTTCGTGCCGGTGAGCGCCAGGAAGTGGACCGCTTTGTGCTCACCGCCTCCGGCGGGCCATTTCGTGGTTGGACGCGCGAGCAAATGTGGAACGTGACCCCGAAGCAGGCAGCCCAGCACCCCACCTGGTCTATGGGGCAAATGAACACGCTGAACTCCGCCACATTGGTCAATAAAGGCCTCGAATTGGTTGAGGCAACTTTGCTATTCGACGTTCCCGCCGATCAGATCGACGTGGTAGTACACCCGCAGTCCATCGTGCACTCCATGATTACCTTCTGCGATGGCGCAACCATCGCCCAGGCCTCGCCACCTTCGATGAAGATGCCCATCGCCCACGCACTGGCGTGGCCAAAGCGCGTGCCACACGCCCAAGCCTCCTTAGACTTCGGCCAGGCCTCCACCTGGGAATTCTTCCCAGTCGAACCACAATTTGAGGCTATCCCGCTGGCTCGGGCGTCAGCAGCGGCAGGCGGTAGCTATTCGGCGGTATATAACGCGGCAAATGAACAGGCTGCCGAGGCGTTTTTGCAAGGGCGCATCCGATTCCCGCAAATCGTCGATACCATTGCCGAGGTGCTCGACGGTGCGAGTGACTTTGCAGGCTCGGTGAGCAGCATCGCGGAAGTGCTTGAACACGAGCGCGAAGCGCGCAGGCGTGCGAACGTGGTCGTCGAAAAGCTAGCTGGCCTAAGCTAG
- a CDS encoding M50 family metallopeptidase produces MGSYLLGVALFALGIAVTIALHELGHLMAARAFGMRVRRYFVGFGPTVFSWRKGHTEYGLKAVPLGGFCDIAGMTNQDEVTAEEAPHAMRNKPWWQRVIVLLGGIIMNVLITLVLLYGVAVGNGLPNPNVDLRAHVGELSCVPATQIDANTLSECQGTGPAQEAGLAVGDTILAVEGQDTPDFPSVAEAVRAYPGQTITLDIERDGQQLQIPVEVAAVERLTTTGETKTVGAIGVSSAPIKDVIVQYGPAEAVPATLRFSGEWLKATGQGLAAFPAKIPGVAASIFGAERDKESPMSVVGASRVGGELAQRDSWATFFMLLANLNLFLALFNLVPLPPLDGGHIAVVLYEVIRDKIRKLRGLAPAGPADYTKLMPLTITVAGLLLTIGVVVIIADVVNPVRIFG; encoded by the coding sequence GTGGGGTCCTATTTGCTTGGCGTAGCGCTATTCGCGCTCGGTATCGCCGTGACCATCGCGCTGCATGAGCTTGGCCACCTCATGGCAGCACGCGCCTTTGGCATGCGTGTGCGGCGTTATTTTGTAGGCTTTGGCCCCACGGTGTTCTCCTGGCGTAAAGGGCATACCGAATATGGCCTCAAAGCCGTGCCCTTGGGCGGGTTCTGCGATATCGCGGGAATGACGAATCAAGACGAAGTCACCGCCGAAGAAGCACCCCATGCAATGAGGAATAAGCCCTGGTGGCAGCGCGTGATTGTGCTCCTTGGCGGCATCATCATGAATGTGCTGATCACCCTCGTGCTGCTCTATGGCGTGGCAGTGGGCAACGGCCTGCCCAACCCAAACGTGGATCTTCGCGCCCACGTGGGCGAACTCAGTTGCGTGCCAGCAACACAAATTGATGCCAATACCTTAAGCGAATGCCAGGGCACAGGCCCTGCCCAAGAAGCAGGGCTTGCCGTAGGCGATACGATTCTGGCCGTTGAAGGCCAAGACACCCCCGATTTCCCTTCGGTGGCCGAAGCCGTGCGTGCATATCCCGGCCAAACCATCACCCTGGACATCGAACGCGATGGCCAGCAGCTGCAGATCCCGGTGGAGGTAGCCGCAGTAGAGCGCTTGACTACCACCGGGGAAACGAAAACTGTGGGCGCTATCGGCGTGAGTTCTGCGCCGATCAAGGATGTGATTGTGCAATACGGGCCGGCAGAAGCCGTGCCGGCAACCTTGCGTTTTAGTGGGGAATGGCTCAAAGCCACAGGCCAGGGCCTGGCGGCATTTCCTGCAAAAATCCCCGGAGTAGCTGCCTCGATTTTCGGTGCCGAGCGCGATAAAGAAAGCCCCATGAGCGTGGTGGGCGCCTCCCGAGTTGGCGGCGAACTCGCACAAAGGGATTCCTGGGCAACATTTTTCATGCTGCTGGCTAACCTCAACCTCTTCTTGGCGCTGTTTAACCTGGTGCCTCTGCCTCCGCTTGATGGCGGGCATATTGCGGTGGTGCTCTACGAGGTCATCCGCGACAAGATCCGCAAGCTGCGCGGCCTGGCGCCAGCCGGTCCTGCCGATTACACCAAACTCATGCCACTGACGATCACCGTGGCAGGGCTGCTGCTCACCATCGGTGTGGTGGTGATTATCGCCGATGTGGTCAACCCAGTAAGAATCTTCGGGTAA
- the ispG gene encoding flavodoxin-dependent (E)-4-hydroxy-3-methylbut-2-enyl-diphosphate synthase, with the protein MTSTSGQPIGLGLPDAPPPVLAPRRKTRQLMVGNVGVGSDYPVSVQSMTTTKTHDVNSTLQQIAQLTATGCDIVRVACPKTVDAEALPIIAKKSPIPVIADIHFQPKYIFAAIDAGCAAVRVNPGNIKEFDGRVKEVAKAAGEANIPIRIGVNAGSLDKRLMEKYGKATPEALVESALWEAGLFEEHGFGDIAISVKHNDPVIMVEAYRQLAAQCDYPLHLGVTEAGPKFQGTIKSAVAFGSLLADGIGDTIRVSLSADPVEEIKVGDQILQSLNLRERGLEIVSCPSCGRAQVDVYSLAEEVTAALEGMDVPLRVAVMGCVVNGPGEARDADLGVASGNGKGQIFVKGEVIKTVPESQIVETLIEEAMRICEEEGIEIKEGSGPQVKVTR; encoded by the coding sequence TTGACTTCCACGAGTGGACAACCCATCGGACTCGGCTTGCCAGATGCACCACCACCGGTACTTGCCCCAAGGCGTAAAACTCGCCAATTGATGGTGGGCAACGTCGGCGTTGGTTCCGATTACCCCGTCTCGGTGCAGTCGATGACCACCACCAAGACCCACGACGTTAACTCCACCTTGCAGCAGATCGCGCAGCTTACTGCTACCGGCTGCGATATCGTGCGCGTGGCCTGCCCGAAGACGGTGGACGCCGAGGCTTTGCCGATCATCGCCAAGAAATCACCCATCCCGGTGATCGCCGATATTCACTTCCAACCGAAGTACATCTTTGCCGCCATCGACGCCGGCTGTGCCGCGGTGCGCGTGAATCCCGGCAATATCAAGGAATTCGATGGCCGCGTGAAAGAGGTGGCCAAGGCCGCAGGCGAGGCCAATATCCCGATCCGCATCGGCGTGAACGCAGGTTCTTTGGATAAGCGCCTGATGGAAAAATATGGCAAGGCAACCCCAGAGGCATTGGTGGAATCTGCGCTTTGGGAGGCCGGGCTTTTTGAGGAGCACGGCTTTGGCGATATCGCCATCTCGGTCAAGCACAATGACCCAGTGATCATGGTGGAGGCCTACCGCCAGCTCGCGGCTCAATGCGATTACCCGCTGCACCTGGGCGTTACGGAGGCAGGTCCGAAGTTCCAGGGCACCATCAAGTCCGCTGTGGCCTTTGGCTCTTTGCTTGCCGACGGCATCGGCGACACCATTCGCGTGTCCTTGTCTGCCGATCCTGTAGAAGAAATCAAGGTGGGCGATCAAATTCTGCAGTCGCTCAACCTACGCGAACGCGGCCTCGAAATTGTCTCCTGCCCGTCCTGCGGCCGTGCACAGGTTGATGTGTATTCGCTGGCAGAAGAAGTCACCGCCGCACTTGAGGGCATGGATGTGCCACTGCGCGTTGCCGTGATGGGCTGTGTGGTCAACGGCCCCGGTGAGGCTCGCGACGCTGACCTTGGTGTGGCTTCTGGCAACGGCAAGGGGCAGATCTTTGTCAAGGGCGAAGTGATTAAGACTGTGCCTGAATCCCAGATCGTGGAAACCCTCATCGAGGAAGCCATGCGCATCTGCGAAGAAGAAGGCATCGAGATTAAAGAGGGCTCCGGGCCTCAGGTCAAGGTCACTCGCTAG
- a CDS encoding penicillin-binding transpeptidase domain-containing protein, whose product MKKPWQRALATTVIASMTVSLAACTPKPASAKPVVEEFLEELSNQQFQQAAALSDDPGAAETLEQSWKGLQAEGIEAELVDVDLNDSIATAKVRYHWDLPRDRDFVYESDMTLNRINDHWSIRWQPAALHPKLGANQHLELRAVNAEKASVVSSDGADVLVPGTVYRVLIEPDQLSDAGTIARSLVAQLQAAHGFDETVQVPDLKELEKTIKDATSTYSVTTLSKETGERLKDSLEALPGVRMNPEAAMVNTDPNFAPDVVARVTSLISDDLEGQNGWKVAAVTSDGAELEQLEYHAPDPAPSVEISLDHYVQRAAEEAVNLRADKKAVLVAVRPSTGQILAIAQTDKADEDGDIALTGMYPPGSTFKIITASAGIEDQDLNPGSIVPCPGSMNIYGRVVNNYNGFSLGNVPLQQAFARSCNTTFADISTKLHPGQLEDVGKEFGIGVDYDIPGIATVTGDIPHGDTELSRTEAGYGQGEVLVSPFGLAMVSATAAAGHTPVPTLISSRETKVEGDSRSPEPKTVEQLRDLMAAVTAGGGTAAGMSQQGGKIFAKTGEAEINNGSHAWFTGYREDDIAFATLVVLGGGSETAVAVTDKFFNTLDELRSGGSLPPEPQPQP is encoded by the coding sequence ATGAAAAAACCCTGGCAGCGAGCACTTGCAACCACAGTCATCGCCAGCATGACCGTCTCGCTTGCCGCGTGCACTCCCAAACCCGCCTCGGCAAAACCAGTGGTTGAGGAATTCCTCGAAGAACTCAGTAACCAACAATTCCAGCAGGCAGCGGCGCTTTCCGACGATCCCGGCGCCGCAGAGACCTTAGAGCAATCCTGGAAAGGCTTACAGGCCGAAGGGATAGAGGCCGAGCTTGTCGACGTCGACTTAAACGACTCCATCGCCACCGCGAAAGTGCGTTACCACTGGGATCTGCCAAGGGATCGCGATTTTGTCTACGAATCCGACATGACGCTCAATCGCATCAATGATCATTGGTCGATTCGTTGGCAGCCTGCCGCTCTGCACCCGAAGCTGGGGGCTAATCAGCACTTGGAACTTCGGGCCGTGAATGCCGAAAAGGCCAGCGTTGTTTCCTCCGATGGCGCGGATGTATTGGTGCCAGGCACCGTCTACCGGGTGCTGATTGAGCCGGATCAATTAAGCGATGCTGGCACTATTGCCCGAAGCCTGGTAGCTCAACTACAAGCTGCCCACGGTTTTGACGAGACGGTGCAGGTGCCCGACTTGAAGGAATTAGAAAAGACCATCAAGGACGCCACCAGCACCTATTCGGTGACCACCTTGAGCAAAGAAACCGGCGAGCGGCTGAAAGACTCGCTGGAGGCTTTACCTGGGGTTCGGATGAACCCCGAGGCGGCCATGGTGAATACCGACCCGAATTTTGCTCCCGATGTGGTGGCCAGGGTTACCTCTTTGATCTCCGATGATTTAGAAGGCCAAAACGGTTGGAAAGTAGCTGCGGTGACCTCCGATGGGGCAGAGCTTGAGCAGCTTGAATACCACGCCCCAGATCCTGCTCCTTCCGTGGAAATCAGCCTGGATCACTACGTGCAGCGTGCAGCCGAAGAGGCAGTGAATCTTCGCGCGGATAAAAAGGCCGTGCTTGTAGCCGTGCGGCCTTCAACCGGCCAGATCTTGGCTATTGCCCAGACTGATAAGGCCGATGAAGACGGCGATATTGCTCTTACCGGCATGTATCCGCCCGGATCTACGTTTAAGATCATCACCGCATCGGCGGGAATTGAAGATCAAGACCTCAATCCCGGCAGCATCGTGCCATGCCCAGGCAGCATGAATATCTATGGGCGCGTGGTGAATAACTACAACGGTTTTTCTTTGGGCAACGTCCCACTCCAACAAGCCTTTGCCAGGTCGTGTAACACCACCTTTGCCGATATCTCCACCAAATTGCATCCAGGCCAGCTTGAAGATGTAGGAAAAGAGTTCGGCATCGGCGTTGATTACGACATCCCTGGCATCGCTACTGTCACCGGGGATATTCCCCACGGCGATACTGAGCTTTCACGCACCGAAGCAGGCTATGGCCAAGGTGAAGTGCTGGTGAGTCCTTTCGGTTTGGCCATGGTTTCAGCCACCGCGGCTGCCGGGCACACCCCGGTGCCAACGCTGATCTCAAGCCGCGAAACCAAAGTAGAAGGAGACTCGCGAAGCCCCGAGCCGAAGACCGTTGAGCAATTACGCGACTTGATGGCGGCGGTTACCGCCGGCGGCGGTACGGCTGCAGGCATGAGCCAACAAGGCGGCAAAATTTTTGCCAAGACCGGTGAGGCGGAAATTAATAACGGCTCCCATGCCTGGTTTACCGGCTACCGCGAAGACGACATTGCCTTTGCCACCCTGGTCGTGCTCGGTGGCGGATCAGAAACAGCAGTGGCTGTTACAGATAAGTTCTTTAACACCCTCGATGAATTGCGCAGTGGGGGATCGCTGCCGCCTGAGCCTCAACCACAACCCTAA
- the map gene encoding type I methionyl aminopeptidase, translating into MATRAPLTPGTPTPIRTVPKQIPRPEYVWKDSVQEAMGEPFVQTPETIEAMREASKIAANALHVAGAAVQPGITTDELDRIAHEYMLDHGAYPSCLGYRNFPKSVCVSLNEIVCHGIPDSTVIQDGDIVNIDVTAYKNGVHGDTNATFLAGNVSEEHRLLVERTKEATMRGIKAAKPGRQINVIGRVIESYARRFGYSVVEDFTGHGIGTTFHNGLVVLHFDSERYTNELVPGMTLTIEPMLNLGGLDYEIWEDDWTVQNTDYQFSAQFEHTILITEDGNEILTLPDENI; encoded by the coding sequence ATGGCTACTCGCGCACCACTGACACCTGGAACCCCAACGCCGATTCGCACCGTACCGAAGCAGATTCCGCGACCGGAATATGTGTGGAAAGACTCTGTCCAAGAAGCCATGGGCGAGCCTTTTGTGCAAACACCGGAAACCATCGAGGCCATGCGCGAGGCATCCAAGATTGCTGCCAATGCGCTGCACGTGGCCGGTGCCGCCGTGCAGCCGGGTATTACTACCGACGAACTCGACCGGATCGCCCATGAATACATGCTCGATCACGGCGCATACCCTTCATGCTTGGGATATAGGAACTTTCCCAAATCCGTGTGCGTGAGCCTCAACGAGATTGTCTGCCACGGCATCCCAGATAGCACCGTGATCCAAGACGGCGACATTGTCAATATCGACGTCACCGCCTATAAAAACGGTGTGCACGGCGATACCAACGCCACCTTCCTTGCCGGCAACGTCAGCGAAGAGCATCGCCTGTTAGTAGAACGCACCAAAGAAGCCACGATGCGAGGAATCAAGGCAGCCAAGCCCGGCAGGCAAATCAACGTCATTGGGCGAGTAATCGAAAGCTACGCCAGGCGTTTTGGCTACTCGGTGGTAGAAGACTTCACCGGCCACGGCATTGGCACCACCTTCCACAATGGCCTAGTGGTTCTGCACTTCGACTCCGAACGCTATACCAACGAACTTGTCCCCGGCATGACCTTAACCATCGAGCCAATGCTCAACCTTGGTGGGTTGGACTATGAGATCTGGGAAGACGACTGGACGGTGCAAAACACCGACTATCAATTCTCCGCACAATTCGAGCACACCATCTTGATTACCGAAGACGGCAACGAGATCCTCACCCTGCCCGACGAGAACATCTAA